The region GCCGCCTTCCTCCTGCGGGCCGTCCGGAAAGACGTGGCCGAGGTGCGAGTCGGCCTCCAGCGAGCGGACCTCGGTGCGGGCGTAGCCGATCTTGTAGTCGGTGTTCTCCGCCAGAGAGGTGCCTGGCAGCGGGCGGGTAAACGAGGGCCAGCCGCACCCCGCGTCGTACTTGTCGAGGCTGGAAAAGAGCGGCTCGCCCGACACCACGTCCACGTAGAGGCCAGGTTCCTCGTGGTCCCAGTATTCGCCGGTAAAGGCTCGCTCGGTGCCCTCCTGCTGGGTCACCCGGTACTGCATGGGCGTGAGCCGCTGACGCAATTCCTCGCCGCTGGGCTTGATGAAGGGAGGCCGGGCAGGATCGGTGGTCATGGACCGAGTGTAGGGAGAGCGTGCCCTCAGAACTAGGAGCCTTCTTCCGACCCGCAGGAGGAGTGAAGTGTCGCCACCCCCGTTGAGAAAGAGAACGCCCGTTAAGCCACGGGGGACTTGCCAGACGGCGGAGCAGCGGGGGCGCGTGACCCCCTCATACGGTGGCCCGTCCAACTCGCTTCTGAACCGGGAAAGCGCGGACAGGAGAACTCCTTTTCCGGAAACCGTGGTGTTCCTGTTCGCGCTGGGGAAAGGCAGCTCGGGTCGAACCGTTGTGGTCTCCGTCAGGCCAGACTCCGGATGACCCGCCAGCCAAACGTGCCGCACCTCCTTGCTTTGTTTTTTAAAGCAGTGCACACTGGGGGCATGACAGCCTTGACTCCATCCTCTCCGGACAAGTTGCGGGTAGATATCTGGTCGGACATCGCCTGCCCGTGGTGCTACGTCGGCAAGCGGCGCTTTGAGGCGGCCCTCGCGGCCTTTCCCCAGCGCGAACAGGTCGAGGTGGTGTGGCACTCCTTCGAACTTGATCCCTCGGCCCCGGTGCGGCCCGGACAGTCCATGCGGGACATCCTGGCGTCCAAGTACGGGGGCGGCGAGACGCGGGCGCAGGGCATGCTGGACACCATGACCCGGACGGCGGCAGACGAGGGGCTGGACTATCACTTCGGGGAGGTGCAGCCCACCAACACCTTCCAGGCCCATCAGGTCATTCATCTGGCCGCCGAGAAGGGCCTTCAGGATCCCATGAAGGAGCGGCTGCTGCGGGCATTTTTCACCGAGGGCGAGTTCCTGGGGGACCCCGAGGTGCTGGTGCGGCTGGCGGTGGAGGTGGGCCTGGACGCGGGGGAGGTCCGCGCGGCGCTGGCTTCCGGCGACTATGCGTCCGCCGTGCGCCAGGATGAGGCCCAGGCCCGCGCCGTGGGCATCAACGGCGTGCCCTTCTTCGTGCTGGGGGGCAAGTACGGGGTGAGCGGCGCCCAGTCGCCCGACGTGCTGCGCTCGGCGCTGGAACAGGTCTGGCAGGAAACGCACCCCGCACCCCTGACCCTGCTGGGGCAGGACGCCCCCGCCGAGGGCTGCGAGGGCGACACCTGCGCGGTGCCGGGAGCGGCGAACCGGGCCTGACGCGGAGTTGAAAGGGCCGCCTGCTCCGGCCGGGGAGGGCGGCCCCTTTCCTTGCCCTATCTCCGGCGCACCAGCCAGCGCGTCACCATCTGGCTGCCGAAAAAGACGGCGGCGAACAGCAGTGCCCCGGTCGGCTCGCGCACGCCGAAGATCGCCACCCCGCCCAGCAGCGCAACCAGGACCCGCAGGGCCAGCCGCCCGCGTCCGTCGCCCCGCAGGGTCAGGCGCAGCAGCAACACCAGCGCCGCGAGGCCCACACCCAGCACCGCCAGGTCCAGGGGATCACGGCGCAGCCC is a window of Deinococcus terrestris DNA encoding:
- the msrB gene encoding peptide-methionine (R)-S-oxide reductase MsrB codes for the protein MTTDPARPPFIKPSGEELRQRLTPMQYRVTQQEGTERAFTGEYWDHEEPGLYVDVVSGEPLFSSLDKYDAGCGWPSFTRPLPGTSLAENTDYKIGYARTEVRSLEADSHLGHVFPDGPQEEGGLRYCINSAALRFVPVAELEAQGYGEYLNLFQK
- a CDS encoding DsbA family oxidoreductase, encoding MTALTPSSPDKLRVDIWSDIACPWCYVGKRRFEAALAAFPQREQVEVVWHSFELDPSAPVRPGQSMRDILASKYGGGETRAQGMLDTMTRTAADEGLDYHFGEVQPTNTFQAHQVIHLAAEKGLQDPMKERLLRAFFTEGEFLGDPEVLVRLAVEVGLDAGEVRAALASGDYASAVRQDEAQARAVGINGVPFFVLGGKYGVSGAQSPDVLRSALEQVWQETHPAPLTLLGQDAPAEGCEGDTCAVPGAANRA